From Apium graveolens cultivar Ventura chromosome 9, ASM990537v1, whole genome shotgun sequence, the proteins below share one genomic window:
- the LOC141682437 gene encoding uncharacterized protein LOC141682437 has translation MTSRPMRSSTPTCSTLPSTKPTVPARSSTPTLRSTAKSSTPTAVRSSAPAATARSSTPTATARSSTPTARSTARSSTPTSRSSARSSTPTRPSAPATKPTSRAATPTRRPNTLSASSNASAPSVKSPSVVKAAPNVTRNSAPPRPSSSTVRPKPWNPVEMPGFSNEVPPNLGTSLSDRPTSATRGRPGAPSVRSTLIDPAPNGRIRRQSCSPSRGRPPNGMNYNTGSSGPALNRAYAKVNDNVSPVMYGTKMVERVINMRKLVPPKQDDKHSPCSNLSGKSSSPDGSGFGRNFSKKSMDMAISHIARHFLSALLSRSNSKKIKLFLILQSFALI, from the coding sequence ATGACCTCTAGACCTATGAGGTCTTCAACACCTACTTGTTCCACCTTGCCTTCAACTAAGCCCACAGTCCCCGCAAGATCTTCAACACCCACATTAAGGTCTACTGCAAAATCCTCTACACCTACAGCGGTAAGATCCTCAGCACCTGCAGCTACTGCAAGATCCTCCACACCCACAGCTACTGCAAGATCCTCTACACCTACAGCAAGGTCTACTGCAAGATCCTCTACTCCTACATCGAGGTCTAGTGCAAGATCCTCAACACCAACTAGACCTTCTGCACCTGCAACAAAGCCTACATCCAGGGCAGCAACACCAACTCGTAGACCAAATACTCTGTCAGCGTCATCAAATGCATCTGCTCCCTCAGTAAAATCTCCTTCAGTTGTGAAAGCAGCTCCTAATGTGACAAGAAATTCAGCACCTCCGCGACCTAGCTCCTCTACAGTGAGACCAAAACCGTGGAACCCAGTGGAGATGCCAGGTTTCTCTAATGAAGTGCCACCTAATTTAGGTACTTCACTTTCTGACCGGCCTACTTCAGCTACCAGGGGCAGACCTGGTGCGCCTAGTGTTCGATCAACTTTAATTGATCCTGCTCCTAATGGAAGGATTAGACGTCAATCATGTTCACCATCTAGAGGACGCCCTCCAAATGGAATGAATTATAACACTGGAAGCTCTGGTCCTGCTTTAAATCGTGCATATGCTAAAGTTAATGACAACGTGAGTCCTGTCATGTACGGAACCAAGATGGTTGAGAGGGTTATAAATATGCGTAAACTTGTGCCACCAAAGCAGGATGACAAACATTCACCTTGTAGTAACTTATCTGGCAAATCTTCGTCTCCAGACGGCTCAGGATTTGGAAGAAATTTTTCTAAGAAGTCGATGGACATGGCTATAAGCCATATAGCCAGACATTTCTTATCTGCCCTGCTTTCTAGATCTAAttctaaaaaaataaaattatttcttATACTACAATCATTTGCTTTAATTTAA